One genomic region from Actinocatenispora thailandica encodes:
- a CDS encoding AMP-binding protein produces MSQDIRNIADLVPRAAQARPDHVALRLGDTELTWSALADRVGAVAAALRARALTAGDRLVIALPNGIEWVVGYFAAMRADLVPVPVNPGYTGAELARLLTDCGARILLGTPAVHDASAGIEVPYRFVVGGTHRLAEPYQQLADAGRDADAPAPGRGGEDVAVLLYTSGTSGRPRAAMLSHRALLANGAQMGRLDPAPVGVDDVVLLALPLFHAFGLGPGLHEVARYGATGVLVPRFDAEATLAEIDRYQVTTVLGVPAMFASWAAHGDLTDPLRSVRLAVSGAAPLPPAPRKALQDNGITLHEGYGLTEAAPVVTSTLAAPTAKPGSVGRPLPGIELRLIGADGEPLTEADSEADENASPGTDPGEVVVRGDNLFSGYWPNGADGPDPDGWWRTGDIGYLDADGDLFLVDRVDELILVSGFNVYPREVEAVLAAHPAVREAAVVGVPHPLTGQAVRGYVVPEPGVAATEEELIAYCHRSLAHFKCPVAVEIVARLPHSATGKVRKAELPHGTTPTG; encoded by the coding sequence GTGTCGCAGGACATCCGGAACATCGCCGATCTCGTACCCCGGGCCGCGCAGGCCCGGCCCGACCACGTCGCCCTGCGGCTGGGCGACACCGAACTGACCTGGTCCGCGCTGGCCGATCGGGTCGGCGCGGTCGCCGCCGCGCTCCGGGCGCGGGCCCTCACCGCCGGCGACCGCCTCGTCATCGCCCTGCCGAACGGGATCGAGTGGGTGGTCGGCTACTTCGCCGCGATGCGCGCCGACCTGGTGCCGGTGCCGGTGAACCCCGGGTACACCGGGGCCGAACTCGCCCGGCTGCTCACCGACTGCGGCGCCCGGATCCTGCTCGGTACCCCCGCGGTGCACGACGCCAGCGCCGGCATCGAGGTGCCGTACCGGTTCGTGGTTGGTGGCACGCACCGGCTGGCCGAGCCGTACCAGCAGCTGGCCGACGCCGGCCGCGACGCCGACGCGCCCGCACCGGGCCGGGGCGGCGAGGACGTCGCCGTCCTGTTGTACACCTCGGGCACCTCCGGCCGGCCCCGGGCGGCCATGCTCAGCCACCGCGCGCTGCTCGCCAACGGCGCGCAGATGGGCCGGTTGGACCCGGCGCCGGTCGGGGTGGACGACGTGGTGCTGCTGGCGCTGCCGCTGTTCCATGCGTTCGGGCTCGGGCCGGGACTGCACGAGGTCGCCCGGTACGGCGCGACCGGCGTGCTGGTGCCGCGGTTCGACGCCGAGGCCACGCTGGCCGAGATCGACCGGTACCAGGTGACGACGGTGCTCGGGGTGCCCGCGATGTTCGCGAGCTGGGCCGCGCACGGCGACCTCACCGACCCGCTGCGGTCCGTCCGGCTCGCCGTCTCCGGCGCCGCGCCGCTGCCTCCCGCGCCCAGGAAAGCGTTGCAGGACAACGGGATCACCCTGCACGAGGGGTACGGGCTGACCGAGGCGGCGCCGGTGGTGACCAGTACGCTGGCGGCGCCGACCGCGAAGCCGGGCTCGGTCGGCCGGCCGCTGCCCGGGATCGAGCTGCGGCTGATCGGGGCGGACGGCGAGCCGCTGACCGAGGCCGACTCGGAGGCGGACGAGAACGCCAGCCCCGGCACCGACCCGGGCGAGGTCGTGGTGCGCGGCGACAACCTGTTCTCCGGGTACTGGCCGAACGGCGCCGACGGGCCGGACCCGGACGGCTGGTGGCGCACCGGCGACATCGGCTACCTGGACGCCGACGGCGACCTGTTCCTGGTCGACCGGGTCGACGAGCTGATCCTGGTGTCCGGCTTCAACGTGTACCCCCGCGAGGTGGAGGCGGTGCTCGCCGCGCACCCGGCGGTACGGGAGGCCGCCGTGGTCGGCGTGCCGCACCCGCTGACCGGCCAGGCGGTGCGCGGGTACGTGGTGCCCGAGCCGGGCGTGGCGGCCACCGAGGAGGAACTCATCGCGTACTGCCATCGCAGCCTGGCGCACTTCAAGTGCCCGGTGGCGGTCGAGATCGTCGCTCGGCTGCCGCACTCGGCGACCGGGAAGGTACGCAAGGCCGAGCTGCCACATGGAACCACTCCGACCGGCTGA
- a CDS encoding DUF5667 domain-containing protein, translating to MRLFLRRRTERFAQLVADDLPDHDDAERQAGHHQARAGHHTRDEDDTLALLVRVGREVSAQASTFERSHRMDTDAKADIRRRLLADAAIHGIGAARADAEADTDTSVRTHGTPRPTRHAVPPNRRPKVRLIVIGGVVAGALGISGVAAASTSAVPGDALYNVKRSTERAQIALAGSDSNSGQLYLQFARTRSGEAGAVSDDPAELSRVLGDMDRETRQGVSLLDSTAVHDRSAAALDQVDAFTAAQRPVVARLAGRLTGSSHDRAQHSLELVDQVRQRSTELRRLLLCTTGKSVKRDALGPVPQSCAALPGAKPDPSGTGQGSGRQSGRPPAETSPSGKSSASPSPSASGSPSGSGAPSSSESGSPAPSPSSSDSGGGGLLGTIGKILGGLL from the coding sequence ATGAGGCTGTTCCTGCGCCGGCGGACCGAACGCTTCGCGCAGCTCGTGGCGGACGACCTGCCCGACCACGACGACGCCGAACGACAGGCCGGGCATCACCAGGCCCGTGCTGGTCACCATACTCGCGACGAGGACGACACACTCGCACTTCTGGTGCGGGTGGGCCGAGAAGTTTCCGCACAGGCCAGTACGTTCGAACGCAGCCACCGGATGGACACCGACGCCAAGGCGGACATCCGCCGGCGGTTGCTCGCCGATGCGGCCATCCACGGCATCGGGGCCGCTCGCGCCGACGCCGAAGCGGACACCGACACCAGCGTGCGCACGCACGGCACGCCGCGGCCCACCCGGCACGCGGTGCCGCCGAACCGGCGGCCGAAGGTACGCCTGATCGTGATCGGCGGCGTGGTCGCCGGCGCGCTCGGCATCTCCGGGGTCGCCGCGGCCAGTACCTCCGCGGTGCCCGGCGACGCGCTCTACAACGTGAAGCGCTCCACCGAGCGGGCCCAGATCGCGCTGGCCGGTTCGGACAGCAACTCCGGCCAGCTCTACCTGCAGTTCGCCCGCACCCGGTCCGGTGAGGCCGGCGCGGTCAGCGACGACCCGGCGGAGCTGTCCCGGGTGCTCGGCGACATGGACCGGGAGACCAGGCAGGGCGTCAGCCTGCTCGACTCCACCGCGGTACACGACCGCAGCGCCGCCGCGCTGGACCAGGTCGACGCGTTCACGGCGGCCCAGCGTCCAGTGGTCGCCCGGCTGGCGGGCCGGCTGACCGGCTCGTCGCACGACCGGGCGCAGCACTCGCTGGAGCTGGTCGACCAGGTCCGGCAGCGGTCCACCGAACTGCGCCGGCTGCTGCTGTGCACCACCGGCAAGTCGGTCAAGCGGGACGCGCTCGGCCCGGTACCGCAGAGTTGCGCGGCGCTGCCGGGGGCGAAGCCCGACCCGTCCGGCACCGGCCAGGGGTCCGGCCGGCAGAGCGGTCGGCCGCCGGCGGAGACGAGCCCGAGCGGGAAGTCCAGCGCCTCGCCGTCGCCGAGCGCGTCCGGCTCGCCGTCCGGTTCGGGTGCGCCGTCGTCCAGCGAGAGCGGCTCACCAGCGCCGAGCCCGTCGTCCAGCGATTCGGGCGGCGGTGGCCTTCTCGGGACGATCGGCAAGATCCTCGGCGGGCTGCTCTGA
- a CDS encoding HAD family hydrolase, with product MHLVWDWNGTLLDDFELTVDATNAAFATCGDGPFPAEELRRRYRRPIADYYADVLGRAIDADEFARLDKIFHDAYHTRLAECRLAAGAEAAIAGWPGSQSLLSMWFHDRLVPFVDTFGLSDRFARVDGLRATTGGGAKADHLVRHLAALGVAGADCTLIGDTVDDAVAAAAVGARCVLVTGGFTDPDRLAEAGVPVATSLPAAVQLAASRSTD from the coding sequence ATGCATCTGGTGTGGGACTGGAACGGCACGCTGCTCGACGACTTCGAGCTGACCGTCGACGCGACCAACGCGGCGTTCGCGACCTGCGGTGACGGCCCGTTCCCGGCCGAGGAACTGCGCCGTCGGTACCGCCGGCCGATCGCCGACTACTACGCCGACGTGCTGGGGCGCGCGATCGACGCGGACGAGTTCGCCCGGTTGGACAAGATCTTCCACGACGCGTACCACACCCGGCTGGCCGAGTGTCGGCTCGCCGCCGGGGCCGAGGCGGCGATCGCCGGCTGGCCGGGCAGCCAGTCGCTGCTGTCGATGTGGTTCCACGACCGGCTGGTGCCGTTCGTCGACACGTTCGGGCTGTCCGACCGGTTCGCCCGGGTCGACGGGCTGCGGGCCACCACCGGCGGCGGCGCCAAGGCCGACCACCTGGTCCGGCATCTCGCGGCGCTGGGCGTCGCCGGTGCCGACTGCACGCTGATCGGTGACACGGTGGACGACGCGGTCGCCGCGGCGGCCGTCGGGGCTCGTTGCGTGCTGGTGACCGGCGGTTTCACCGACCCGGACCGGCTCGCCGAGGCCGGTGTCCCGGTCGCCACGTCGCTGCCGGCAGCGGTGCAGCTGGCCGCCTCCCGGTCCACCGACTGA
- a CDS encoding ECF subfamily RNA polymerase sigma factor, BldN family has translation MSAASLSAPFDGADPAAGLHALRTLVADRTENKNGSLAARAGQALRAATRTKPQPRPHTRQRGGDDAPTQSITRVEPATPTPAPDTPPPDQVPESATDVWRLVQRAQAGDTEAFGLIYDRYVDTVFRFIYFRVSTRQLAEDLTSETFLRALRRIGSFTWQGRDLGAWLVTIARNLVADHFKSGRYRLEVSTAEVLDADSPDRGPEGSPEAAVVDKLTNQTLLEAVKRLNPEQQECIVLRFLQSFSVAETARTMGKNEGAIKALQYRAVRSLARLLPEGFTP, from the coding sequence GTGAGCGCGGCCAGCCTGTCCGCGCCGTTCGACGGCGCGGACCCCGCCGCCGGACTGCACGCCTTACGCACGCTGGTGGCGGACCGGACCGAGAACAAGAACGGTTCCCTCGCGGCCCGCGCCGGCCAGGCGCTGCGCGCCGCCACCCGGACCAAGCCGCAGCCGCGGCCACACACCCGGCAGCGCGGCGGGGACGACGCGCCCACCCAGTCGATCACCCGGGTCGAGCCGGCGACGCCCACCCCGGCCCCGGACACCCCGCCGCCGGACCAGGTCCCCGAATCGGCCACCGACGTCTGGCGACTGGTCCAGCGCGCGCAGGCCGGCGACACCGAGGCCTTCGGCCTCATCTACGACCGGTACGTGGACACCGTGTTCCGGTTCATCTACTTCCGGGTGAGCACCCGGCAACTCGCCGAGGACCTCACCTCCGAGACGTTCCTGCGGGCGCTGCGGCGCATCGGCAGCTTCACCTGGCAGGGCCGCGACCTCGGCGCCTGGCTGGTCACCATCGCCCGCAACCTGGTCGCCGACCACTTCAAGTCCGGCCGGTACCGGCTGGAGGTGTCCACCGCCGAGGTGCTCGACGCGGACAGCCCGGACCGCGGACCGGAGGGCAGCCCAGAGGCTGCGGTCGTCGACAAGCTGACCAACCAGACGTTGCTGGAGGCGGTCAAGCGGCTCAACCCGGAACAACAGGAATGTATCGTTCTCCGGTTCCTGCAAAGTTTCTCGGTGGCCGAAACCGCCCGCACGATGGGCAAGAACGAGGGTGCGATCAAGGCGCTGCAGTACCGCGCGGTGCGGTCGCTGGCCCGCCTCCTGCCCGAGGGATTCACTCCCTGA
- a CDS encoding glutaredoxin family protein, translated as MDHRLTLLTRQDCHLCAAAREAMARVAATAGVDWQEIDVATDEELDREYGDRLPVILLDGKEHGYWRVEEQRLLRDLAR; from the coding sequence GTGGATCACCGCTTGACGTTGCTGACCAGGCAGGACTGCCACCTGTGCGCGGCGGCGCGGGAGGCGATGGCGCGTGTCGCGGCCACCGCCGGCGTCGACTGGCAGGAGATCGACGTGGCGACCGACGAGGAACTCGACCGGGAGTACGGCGACCGGCTGCCGGTGATCCTGCTGGACGGCAAGGAGCACGGGTACTGGCGAGTCGAGGAGCAGCGGTTGCTGCGCGACCTGGCCCGCTGA